From a region of the Tachypleus tridentatus isolate NWPU-2018 chromosome 1, ASM421037v1, whole genome shotgun sequence genome:
- the LOC143243300 gene encoding crustacean hyperglycemic hormone 6-like: MMPMTMFLSLPSAALLTLLLTTSCSSQLSEKRGFTDQGCMGTYDSTKLARLNRICEECYNVYQVPLIHKSCRSNCFKNDMFTDCIKVLLLESEEQQLNSLVGELFGKRK, encoded by the exons ATG atGCCAATGACCATGTTTTTATCACTTCCATCTGCTGCATTATTAACGTTGCTTCTAACAACCTCATGTTCTTCCCAGTTAAGTGAGAAACGTGGTTTTACTGACCAAGGATGTATGGGAACTTACGACAGTACCAAGCTTGCTCGGCTGAATCGAATCtgtgaagaatgttataatgtttaccagGTTCCACTAATTCATAAATCCTGCAG ATCAAACTGCTTCAAGAATGACATGTTCACCGACTGCATCAAGGTTCTACTTCTTGAGTCTGAGGAACAACAACTAAATAGCTTGGTGggagaattatttggaaaaaggaAGTAA